The DNA segment TGATCTATCTTATTTAACACAACCAATTGAGGAATATGGTCTGCACCGATTTCCTTTAAAACAGCATTAACTGACTGCTGATGTACATCGCGCTCCGGATCGGCACAATCAACCACATGAAGCAATAAATCCGACTCAATCGTTTCATCTAATGTAGCCTTGAACGCTGCTACCAAAGTATGAGGTAGATTCTGTATAAATCCTACTGTATCAGATAACACCATTTGCCCTAAACCTTCAACATAAACACGTCTGGTCGTTGTGTCTAATGTGGCAAATAACTGATCTGCAACATAAGATTTGGCATGGGTTAGTTTATTAAATAAAGTTGATTTCCCAGCATTCGTATAACCTACTAAAGATACTCTTAGTATTCCCGCTCGACTGCGTGAATTACGTTGTACTCGATGACTTTTTCTAACCTTTTCCAATCGATCTTTAAGCAATTTAACGCGCTTAGCTAATAAACGTCTATCGGTCTCTAACTGAGTTTCTCCAGGACCTCTTAAACCTATCCCACCCTTTTGCCTTTCTAAGTGAGTCCATCCACGTACCAGCCTAGTAGCAAGTCTTTCTAATTGTGCGAGCTCCACCTGAAGCTGCCCCTCGTGACTACGTGCACGTTGAGCAAAAATATCCAAAATTAAACCAGTACGATCAATGATTCGTGCTTGTAGAGTACGA comes from the Ferrovum sp. PN-J185 genome and includes:
- the hflX gene encoding GTPase HflX codes for the protein MSDKGPLIGRGRKASNNNSVQESGDLERDDTFLGNLDVALLVHINIDSERNKNNPQELVLLSETAGLRVAESISGKRFKPDSSTFIGSGKVEEIRSKLRQHEAGVVVFDHELTPIQERNLSRTLQARIIDRTGLILDIFAQRARSHEGQLQVELAQLERLATRLVRGWTHLERQKGGIGLRGPGETQLETDRRLLAKRVKLLKDRLEKVRKSHRVQRNSRSRAGILRVSLVGYTNAGKSTLFNKLTHAKSYVADQLFATLDTTTRRVYVEGLGQMVLSDTVGFIQNLPHTLVAAFKATLDETIESDLLLHVVDCADPERDVHQQSVNAVLKEIGADHIPQLVVLNKIDQLDNWQAGLIRGPYGTIDEVHISAIHGQGLEFIRQAFVERINALKQNDEISINNDNELILDYGDQNTKLDHTP